The following DNA comes from Fibrobacter sp..
GGCCTGCCGAACCACCAGCCAAACGCAGCCCACCTGGCGCTAGCCGAACTGGAAGAGCGTCTTGGCGACGAGTTCTTGCTGGTAACCCAGAACGTAGATGACCTGCACGAGCGTGCGGGAAGCAAGCGGGTGCTCCACATGCACGGCGACCTGATGAAACTCCGCTGCGTGCGGGACGAAGACCACGAATTTTCCTTTACCGGCGAAGAGACTCTGGAGACCAAGTGCCCCATTTGCGGCGCCAAGACCCGCCCCGACATCGTGTTCTTCGGCGAAGTCCCGCTGTACATGGACCAGATTCAGGACGCCCTTCGGGAATGCGACGAATTCGTCTATATCGGGACCAGCAGTGTGGTGTACCCCGCCGCAGGCTTCAAGAGTTTCGCCAAGAGTTTCGGGGCGAAGGTCACCTGCCTGAACCTGGAGATTCCCGATCACGACCCCTACACCGACGTGTTTGTCCAGGGCAAGGCCACCGAGGTAGTGCCCAAGTGGGCGAAGGAATTTAAGTAGCGGAAACGGGGTTTTAGGGGCAGAGCCCCTAGGAGAGGGGGTAGGCAAAGACTTGTCCTAGGTAAGACAGGTCTGAAATGTATGGATCCCGGACACGTTGTGTCCAGGATGACGTGGGAACATTTCGTTCCCTCGATGGCGCGGGGCAAGGCTTTGACGAGGGGGAGACCTCCCCCTTTGTTGCCGATTTCCCACCATTTATCTATATTTATGCATATGAGTGAATATACGCATAAATCCAGCATCGGACCGGTGGTCCCTCAGGATTTCGTCAAGGACTATGGCGAGACGGGTTTTGCGCTGGAAAACGGACAGACGCTGCCTGCGCTGAATATCCGTTACGAGACTTACGGCAAGCTGAATGCCGCCGCCGACAACGCGGTGTGGGTCTGCTCGCCCCTGACCGCCGACGCACACGCCGCCGGCTGGTACACCGAAACCGACCGCAAGCCCGGCTGGTGGGACGAACTTATCGGACCGGGCAAGGCTATCGACACGGACCGCTTCTTTGTGGTCTGCAGCAACATTCTGGGCGGCTGCAAAGGCACTACCGGCCCTGCAACGGTGAACCCCCGCACGGGCAAACCTTACGGGAGCACCTTCCCCATCATCACCATCGGCGACATGGTGCATGCCCAGAAGGAACTGGCCAACGGGCTTGGCATCAAAGAATTCTACTGCGTGTTGGGCGGCTCCATGGGCGGTTTCCAGGCCATGAAATGGGCCATCTACTACCCTGAACAGGTGAAGCGGGTGGTGATTATCGCCAGCTCGCCCCGGTTCTCCAGCCAGGCGCTGGGGTTCGAGGTGGTGGCCCGTGACGTGATTACCCAGGACCCGAACTTTAACGGCGGTGATTACTACGACAAGGCGAACAAGCCAGACATCGGTCTTGCCAACGCCCGCAAGCTGGCCCACATCACCTACTTGAGCGCCATCGGCATGGAACAGAAGTTCAAGCGTTCCCAGGAACAGGAGAACCGTAACCACGCCGTCACCTACAGCACGCCCTTCGACCTGGACCTGCCCATCGAAAGCTACCTGCGCTACCAGGGTAAAAAGTTCGTGGACCGCTTTGATGCCAACAGCTATCTGCACATCGCCCACGCCACCGACGCCTTTGACCTGGAAACCGAATACGGCAGCATCGAGAACGCCTTTAAGGATATCGGCGCCGAGGTGCTGAACGTGAACCTCTCCACCGACTGGCTGTTCCCGCCCCACGAGAGCCGCCGCATCACGAGTGCACTCCTTAACGTGGGCAAGAAGGTGACGAGTCTGGAACTGGACACCCAGTTCGGACACGACGGGTTCCTCATCGAAGTGGGCGAACTGGGAAAGGCCGTGGGCCGGTTCCTGGATTCCAAGATTATCCCCCAGCAGGGCACCCAGGCCGTGCCCGTGTTCCACGAAGAAAGCGACTTCCAGCTGCTGGGCAAGCTGGTGAAAGAAGGCAGCCACGTGCTGGACCTGGGCTGCGGAAGCGGCGACCTGCTGGACTACCTTATCCAGAAAAAGAACGTCTCCGGTTTCGGCATCGAGAAGAACATCACGGGAATCCTGGACTGCCTGGAAAAAGACGTGCAGGTTATCCAGCGGGACCTGGACGACAAGGGCATCTCGGACCTGAAGGACGGGAGCTTCGACTACGCCATCATCAACCGCACGATTCAAGAGATCCGCGACCCGGTGGCACTCCTGAACGAACTGTTGCGCGTCGCAAAGAAGGCCATTGTCACCTTCCCCAACTTCGGGCACTGGGCCACCCGCGGAAGCCTGATGCTCCACGGTCGCATGCCCAAGTCCAAGGAACTGCCGTACGAATGGTACGACACGCCCAACATCCGCTTACTCACGGTGAAGGACTTCTACACCCTCTGCAAGAAGGAAGGGTTCAAGATAGAGAACATCAACTTCCAGAGCGAACACCTGGCAAGCAAGGTTCTCTCTGCTCTTGGGCTCAAGAACTTCGGCACCGAACACGTAATCGCGACAATCTCGAAGATTTAGGATTGTATCAAGGCCAACCCCAAACGACCAGCTCGTCAAAAAGACGTGCGTGAACAGTCAAAGCAGTCTATTGATTATCAGCTTTCCAGCAGGTAACGGATGTCCTCGACGCGACGTTTGAGGCCTGCATCCTTGGAGAGCTGTTCCACGATAGAATTGATGGACGAAATCACCGTAGAATAATCCCTATGGAAGGCCTCACCGATGTTCTTGAGGGATTCCGTCGTAAGCTCCCGGCACAGGTACATGGCCACCTTCCGCGGAATAGACGCACCTGCGTCTTGCCGCTTGGAGCAGAGCACCCGAGGTTCGACGGAAAACTCGGCGGCAACGGACTCCAGGATGTTATCCACCGTAAGGACGGTGTTCGCACCGGACTTGGGCGCCGAATGCATCCGCTTCACGTTGGCAAGGTTCAGCTCCACGTTGTTGAGCACATGCATGGCCCGAAGCCAGTTCATGAGACCTTCGATAATGCGAACATTCGCCCTGGGCTGAATCGCCAGGTAGCGACAAATCTCTTCACGATCGGATTCCACAAAGGGAATACCCTCGGACATCTTGCGGATAAGGGCCATACGGGTGTTGAAGTCCGGTTCTGCAAGCCCTACGCCCACACAGTTTTCCAGCGGGTTCAGCAGGTCCGCCGTCAGTTCGTGGGACAGGGAATTCTTCTCGGGCTTTTCGCCTGCCGAAAGCTTCTTGAACTTGGACGGATGGCAGTCGCAGCTGAGCACCACCTGACGGCCCATGCGGCTCATGTACTTGATGAGCATGGACAGGCGTTCCTGACTCTTGAGGCCGTTCTTCAGAAGCTGGATATCGTCCAACAAGAGAACATCGCAATGCTCGTAAATGTCCGAAAATTTTTGCTTGAGCTCGTTTACTTTTCCCCAATCCTTAATCTTGGCGGCATCGCCTATGGCCGAATAATCCCGCAAAAAATCATAAGCCTGACGGTAAAGGATTCTAAGTTCCGGACGAGTCTTCTGAAGGCTTGCAGCAATGGACTGGAGCAGGTGGGTCTTGCCAAGGCCCGGAGCCCCGTAAACCAGAAGCAAATTCATGGCCGCATCACCTGGATGCTCCACTATGGTCTGACAGGCTTTGAGGGCCGTAAAATTGCATTCCCCCTCGACAAAATTGTCAAAGGTGTACTTTTCGTACAAATTAAGATTTTCTTTTGGTTTCTTAGCAGGCTGCAGTGCAGATGCCCGAGCCTTGGAGGCGAGGATACGGCGCTCCACCTCTTTGGATATCTGGACCGCCGTGGCCGAGGGGGCAGCATCGGCAGGGGTTTCATTCAACACGCGGACCTTGTAATCCACAAAGTCACTGCCATATACAGAGGCAAAAGTCTTGCGGAGCAAGGCGCCATAATGGCTGTTGAGCCAGGTCTCCCTGAAGCTATCGGGAACCGTCAAACAGACATAGCCTTCACAAAATCCATCAAAACCAACGGCATCAAAAAAAGCGGCGCCAAACTCGGAGCATTCCTCGCGGACAAGGGCCATGGCCCGCGCCCAGGGGGAGCCGTTTTCATCTAATAAATAAGCAATGTTATCCACAGTTTTCCAAACACAAAAAGAGGGTCAAACAAAATCGTTCACCAAAATTAAATAAAACATACGAAAAAGAGATTTTTCGCTGAAATATTTTCAAAAACTGCTGTTTTCTGCTTAAAAAGGGCAATTTTTTGTTATGCCCCGTCTATGTCCGTTTCTCTCCGAAAAACACCCTTTTTACACCCTTGATAATCAAAACCACATCCCTATGGTTTTCACAAGTTATCAACATATTTTTTTTCAGAGATGTCTTGACAAAAATTTGCCCTAAAACAATTCTTTCAGGGCGGCCCCATCGGCACAGGCAAGGGCCTTCGTTTTCCACTCCGGGTCGAGCAAGAGTTTCGCCACTCCGGCAATGGCAACCGTATGGGCCGTAGCCGATTCCGCCGGCGACAAGAGCAGGCACAGGAACTGTGCCGTTTCTCCGCAGGGAGTAGAAATGCCCTGAATTTCAGGAGCGACGACAAAGGCCATCAGGGGCGATTCAAGCCCAGAAATTCTCGTATGGGGCAACAGAAGGCCAGACCCCATGTAGATTCCCTCCCCTATCCGCTTTTCGACGGCCTTCCAGGCGGACAGGGCATCAAAAGCAACGCCCGCATTTACAAGCCCTTCAAAGGCAAAACCCAGCGCCTTCTGGAAAGCAACCGGCTCCTTATAGACTTGCGTATAAGCGGGGATCAGGGAACTCAAAGGAGAGCACGCTCCATAAAGGAGAACACCTGGGAATCCGTGGCCTTGGCGATGTTTCGGAATTCCGAGAAAACAGAGCGCAGCTGTTTCTTACCGGGCTCGATATACTGCTCGAACTTCTGGATACCCTTGGTCTTGGATAGGAAGCAATAGGCACCCAGGGCTTGCATCACACGCTGGAGGCTTGCATGGATAAAGCTTTCCCAGGCATCTTCCTTGGTGTAAATCTTTGCGCCCTTGTACTGGAACCGCCAGTATTCAAAGAAGTCCTTCACCATGTCCAACGGCAGACCCACGTAGGGGTCCCAAAGGAGGGACGCGATGTCATAGAACATGGAACCGCGGCGCGCCCCCTGGT
Coding sequences within:
- a CDS encoding NAD-dependent deacylase translates to MKKRLVVLTGAGISAESGLRTFRGNDGMWEHENIEDVCTPDALRRDPKRVKDFYNFLRKGLPNHQPNAAHLALAELEERLGDEFLLVTQNVDDLHERAGSKRVLHMHGDLMKLRCVRDEDHEFSFTGEETLETKCPICGAKTRPDIVFFGEVPLYMDQIQDALRECDEFVYIGTSSVVYPAAGFKSFAKSFGAKVTCLNLEIPDHDPYTDVFVQGKATEVVPKWAKEFK
- a CDS encoding PTS sugar transporter subunit IIA, which gives rise to MIPAYTQVYKEPVAFQKALGFAFEGLVNAGVAFDALSAWKAVEKRIGEGIYMGSGLLLPHTRISGLESPLMAFVVAPEIQGISTPCGETAQFLCLLLSPAESATAHTVAIAGVAKLLLDPEWKTKALACADGAALKELF
- a CDS encoding homoserine O-acetyltransferase, coding for MARGKALTRGRPPPLLPISHHLSIFMHMSEYTHKSSIGPVVPQDFVKDYGETGFALENGQTLPALNIRYETYGKLNAAADNAVWVCSPLTADAHAAGWYTETDRKPGWWDELIGPGKAIDTDRFFVVCSNILGGCKGTTGPATVNPRTGKPYGSTFPIITIGDMVHAQKELANGLGIKEFYCVLGGSMGGFQAMKWAIYYPEQVKRVVIIASSPRFSSQALGFEVVARDVITQDPNFNGGDYYDKANKPDIGLANARKLAHITYLSAIGMEQKFKRSQEQENRNHAVTYSTPFDLDLPIESYLRYQGKKFVDRFDANSYLHIAHATDAFDLETEYGSIENAFKDIGAEVLNVNLSTDWLFPPHESRRITSALLNVGKKVTSLELDTQFGHDGFLIEVGELGKAVGRFLDSKIIPQQGTQAVPVFHEESDFQLLGKLVKEGSHVLDLGCGSGDLLDYLIQKKNVSGFGIEKNITGILDCLEKDVQVIQRDLDDKGISDLKDGSFDYAIINRTIQEIRDPVALLNELLRVAKKAIVTFPNFGHWATRGSLMLHGRMPKSKELPYEWYDTPNIRLLTVKDFYTLCKKEGFKIENINFQSEHLASKVLSALGLKNFGTEHVIATISKI
- a CDS encoding AAA family ATPase translates to MALVREECSEFGAAFFDAVGFDGFCEGYVCLTVPDSFRETWLNSHYGALLRKTFASVYGSDFVDYKVRVLNETPADAAPSATAVQISKEVERRILASKARASALQPAKKPKENLNLYEKYTFDNFVEGECNFTALKACQTIVEHPGDAAMNLLLVYGAPGLGKTHLLQSIAASLQKTRPELRILYRQAYDFLRDYSAIGDAAKIKDWGKVNELKQKFSDIYEHCDVLLLDDIQLLKNGLKSQERLSMLIKYMSRMGRQVVLSCDCHPSKFKKLSAGEKPEKNSLSHELTADLLNPLENCVGVGLAEPDFNTRMALIRKMSEGIPFVESDREEICRYLAIQPRANVRIIEGLMNWLRAMHVLNNVELNLANVKRMHSAPKSGANTVLTVDNILESVAAEFSVEPRVLCSKRQDAGASIPRKVAMYLCRELTTESLKNIGEAFHRDYSTVISSINSIVEQLSKDAGLKRRVEDIRYLLES